One genomic region from Skermania piniformis encodes:
- a CDS encoding alpha/beta hydrolase — protein MVEPSFRAEFERTARLLPRRVVRNRTLPVLRMLGTLLRLRPAGDAEIRRLPSGATVRIFRPARTSGPAPGLLWMHGGGYLFGTAAQDDTACRRFRDQLGATVLSVDYQLAPEHPYPAALDDCHAALDLLRSLPGVDPGRVAIGGASAGGGLAAQLALRVRDRGEPRPVLQLLVYPMLDDRSPAASVDERRFRLWDGASNRLGWASYLGTADPLEAVPARRADLGGVADAWIGVGTDDLFHPENVAYADRLRAAGVACDLLAVPAGYHGFSLVFPRLGVSRWFVGRQVAALGAAFAPR, from the coding sequence ATGGTGGAGCCGTCTTTTCGCGCAGAGTTCGAGCGCACCGCCCGGCTGCTGCCGCGTCGGGTCGTCCGAAACCGCACGCTTCCCGTGCTGCGGATGCTCGGCACGCTGCTCCGGCTCCGCCCGGCCGGTGACGCAGAGATCCGTCGGCTGCCCTCCGGCGCGACCGTGCGAATCTTCCGGCCCGCGCGCACGTCGGGTCCGGCGCCCGGGCTGCTCTGGATGCACGGCGGCGGATATCTCTTCGGGACGGCCGCGCAGGACGACACCGCGTGCCGGAGGTTTCGGGATCAGCTCGGCGCGACGGTGCTCTCGGTCGACTATCAGCTCGCGCCCGAGCACCCGTATCCGGCCGCGCTCGACGACTGTCACGCCGCGCTGGACCTGTTGCGGAGCCTGCCGGGGGTGGATCCGGGACGGGTGGCGATCGGCGGGGCGTCGGCCGGCGGCGGTCTGGCCGCGCAGCTGGCCTTACGGGTTCGCGATCGTGGCGAGCCGCGGCCGGTGTTGCAACTGCTGGTCTACCCGATGCTGGACGACCGCAGTCCGGCAGCGTCGGTCGACGAGCGTCGATTCCGGCTGTGGGACGGTGCGTCGAACCGGCTGGGCTGGGCGTCCTACCTCGGCACTGCGGACCCGCTCGAAGCGGTACCGGCCCGGCGTGCCGACCTCGGCGGCGTGGCCGACGCGTGGATCGGCGTCGGCACCGACGACTTGTTTCATCCGGAGAACGTCGCCTACGCGGATCGGTTGCGAGCGGCCGGCGTGGCATGCGATCTGTTGGCGGTGCCCGCCGGGTATCACGGCTTCAGCCTGGTGTTCCCGCGGCTCGGGGTTTCGCGATGGTTCGTCGGGCGACAGGTAGCCGCGCTCGGCGCTGCCTTCGCGCCTCGGTAG
- a CDS encoding limonene-1,2-epoxide hydrolase family protein → MSESDSVSTLTPTEVVTSFLAALADHDVDAAMALVDDDVVYTNVGLRPLHGAAATRRFLAKLGRPGYGFEVVNHHVLADGPVVVTERTDVIVARGVRLQLWVWGRFEVHGGKITVWRDSYDYLDMAKATARGVAGRFFPRWAPRLPQPSDDPGR, encoded by the coding sequence ATGAGCGAGTCCGACTCCGTTTCCACCCTTACTCCGACCGAGGTGGTGACCAGTTTCCTGGCCGCCCTGGCCGATCACGACGTCGACGCGGCGATGGCCCTGGTCGACGACGACGTCGTCTACACCAACGTCGGCCTGCGCCCGTTACACGGCGCCGCCGCCACGCGACGCTTTCTGGCCAAGCTGGGCCGGCCCGGCTACGGGTTCGAGGTGGTCAACCATCACGTGCTGGCGGACGGCCCGGTGGTCGTCACCGAACGCACCGACGTGATCGTCGCCCGCGGCGTTCGCCTGCAGTTGTGGGTTTGGGGCCGGTTCGAGGTGCACGGCGGCAAGATCACCGTCTGGCGCGACTCCTACGACTATCTGGACATGGCCAAGGCCACCGCGCGCGGAGTGGCCGGCCGCTTCTTCCCGCGCTGGGCACCACGACTGCCCCAGCCGTCCGATGATCCTGGCCGCTGA
- a CDS encoding DUF302 domain-containing protein: protein MSDLAIATSLRTTIADAAERTRAALQREGFGILTEIDLSHTLHQKIGAEVEPYLILGACNPPLAFAAVTAERQVGLLLPCNVVVRQDPADPGLVHVEAMNPQLMVEVTDNAELRPVAADAAARLGAAVERLTAELPTADPGTTGVAP, encoded by the coding sequence ATGTCCGATCTCGCCATCGCCACAAGCCTGCGGACCACTATTGCCGATGCTGCCGAACGGACCAGAGCTGCGCTGCAGCGCGAAGGCTTCGGGATTCTTACCGAGATCGACCTGAGCCACACGCTGCACCAGAAGATCGGCGCCGAGGTCGAGCCGTACCTGATCCTGGGCGCGTGCAATCCGCCGTTGGCGTTTGCCGCCGTGACCGCCGAACGGCAGGTGGGCCTGCTGCTGCCGTGCAATGTCGTGGTCCGTCAGGATCCGGCCGATCCTGGATTGGTCCACGTCGAGGCGATGAATCCGCAGCTGATGGTCGAGGTGACCGACAACGCCGAGTTGCGCCCGGTTGCCGCCGACGCCGCCGCGCGACTCGGTGCCGCGGTCGAACGACTGACCGCCGAGCTGCCCACCGCCGACCCGGGTACCACCGGCGTGGCGCCGTAG
- a CDS encoding metal-dependent transcriptional regulator encodes MSGNRDQPPVLSPVAQDYLKVIWTTQEWSPERVTTKLLAERLGVSASTVSEAVRKLADQGLVDHAKYGAITLTDPGRRAAIGMVRRHRLLETFLVRELGYSWDEVHDEAEVLEHAVSETLMQRIDDKLGHPDRDPHGDPIPTTDGVIPTPPARPLSDLTDDETGRIARISDNDPAMLRYFDTVGIALDTPVHVVERRDYAGTVAVLIGGNATPTDLGKPAADAIWVIVDDPSSGTP; translated from the coding sequence GTGTCCGGGAATCGTGACCAGCCGCCCGTCCTTTCGCCGGTGGCCCAGGACTACTTGAAAGTCATCTGGACCACGCAGGAATGGTCACCCGAGCGGGTTACCACCAAACTGCTCGCCGAACGACTCGGCGTATCGGCATCCACCGTCTCCGAGGCCGTCCGCAAACTTGCCGATCAAGGCCTGGTCGACCATGCCAAGTACGGTGCCATCACCCTCACCGACCCCGGCCGCCGCGCGGCGATCGGCATGGTCCGTCGGCACCGGCTGTTGGAGACCTTCCTGGTCCGCGAGCTGGGCTACAGCTGGGACGAGGTGCACGACGAAGCCGAAGTGCTCGAACACGCCGTGTCCGAGACGCTGATGCAGCGGATCGACGACAAACTCGGCCATCCCGACCGCGACCCGCACGGCGATCCGATCCCCACCACCGACGGTGTCATCCCGACCCCGCCGGCCCGCCCGCTCAGCGACCTGACCGACGACGAAACGGGCCGGATCGCTCGGATCTCCGACAACGACCCCGCCATGCTGCGCTATTTCGACACGGTCGGGATCGCCCTGGATACCCCGGTCCATGTGGTGGAACGCCGCGACTACGCCGGTACCGTCGCGGTGCTGATCGGCGGCAACGCGACGCCGACCGATCTCGGCAAGCCCGCGGCCGACGCCATCTGGGTGATCGTCGACGACCCTTCCTCGGGTACCCCCTAG
- a CDS encoding AAA family ATPase, which yields MIVDGVERPARVVARSGTIDVDIAVLDAPDLPPLDTRARYARVDPRSDAALPVSAHGFPTFKPHLRSVHVTGRMPLAEGRDPRAPAEQPHKLTVWVDAAPPTLPPQQPRLRSEPPTNPWSGISGAAVLFDGYLIGVMDSGYPSEGTRALTLTPLTMIDLLPADRSAALWAALGLTGAHDLPLVPNPFELLDNGRTRAIVSPAGLLRADAEVLEFAGRESELDTLETWCADSEPSVLLLHGQGGQGKTRLARAFADQLRRRGWRCGLTPADPGGLARLLDRIDITMGLTETTTPTLIMVDYAEAQRPGIADADDPLVRLIERAPRTARFLLIARSAGLWFEELTDQVGYPRRLLPLLPLPEPPKARAVRYTGAVHAFAEQLPNIDGYRGTDWATLATSVDAPTALADTRFDHLLTLYERALVDLLQAGPDPVDAAGVQDALLDHERRYWRRSARAAGLQLSRPTLTEAVAGITLFGAADDRQARATVDLLPGLADQTEDVKRRAVAWLRTLYPDPRRPWAPLEPDRLGEHLVAQVWAAADAGRDTLVDLALPSLIGDPGPRIDEHQLHQMLVVLARASTSRPDEPARQRIDAIRRAVRAADSARPDLIHAARDERREYLRLAALRAGSDLLAHRLTAAGAAPWHARWAWWSTRRPSRTIPGDGSRGLVPLDGDLLAVGQYFAELLPLAHPSVGDVTVEPHVVDRPEIGASAHCVVAGRTYAVFAFHAHPTERTIVAYDMSDGDPLGPAIDAVFRQPHFGFHMAVGPAAGTLVLLTAARGRRVQVWDLVRGQQIGTIAEGPLSYAVAVGQLAGEPVYVTAGEAIEVVSAVTLQPLASSIDLRWNTAEAIALVELPTGPAVVAGCTDGPVRVFDLLDGRQRWQLLGHSQTVRTVSVAEFQGRPIACTAGDDRTVIFWDLIDGSRLGEPYVGHRTAITTAELVRLDGRLVAVTAARDDAIRVWNVAASRYPEDPFVGHTDTVIGVGAFAIGARRTLVTLSDDRTIRTWDLETGLPSREPVGFSPGSDKPTAFAASDHSAGGYVAVGNVNGMVRVLDVVTGRLSDRLWLGHQITALAVVSGPEPMVAAADNSGSVRAWYLDSFDPVGPAAELDDRITHLRLLDATRVLVVLPQLEPAGDPASRCVIVDLTTGTIDRRQPESVLPGRIVGLDRTTGSDRVAVATAGPDGTRVVRIGDRRTGHAAGPNWTFPTSLIRRVEFAESGATRYLLVVGGGDELWVRNLDATDRPEEAPIGIVGGAEIGDATVAAAITTTDTGPLLIVGDRTEVRTIDLTTGQPRVSAGGAAPVALAATTCRDRPAVAVAVRDSGSVQLRELDAGRSTTALIADNPVITLGSAHLSGAPIVYGRSYLGTRVWDVRSWQPLPRWREVGTGPRPLTALVLDGHTLLVTTRSAGHGSPTTVEIYDVATANRIGTPITLPPGSINVSAGAVVRGHPIAVIGMMWKDRFDETLRVWDLRIGRELPGIPAPGGVSVLALDDRPDRPRLFLGRYDGTIEEWEMPGPDPPRRLRIRPGRPKRIRTAAGAPGATTLLVRPNGELVVGRGDALVLQPFAAAPRSIRLGAAIVDLAASPDDSDLVVVATEDGVVAIDVR from the coding sequence GTGATCGTCGACGGCGTGGAGCGGCCGGCCAGGGTCGTTGCCCGAAGCGGAACGATCGATGTCGACATCGCCGTACTCGACGCCCCGGATCTGCCGCCGCTCGACACCCGCGCCCGGTACGCGCGAGTGGATCCGCGCAGCGACGCCGCCCTGCCGGTCTCGGCGCACGGCTTTCCGACGTTCAAGCCCCACCTGCGATCGGTCCATGTCACGGGCCGAATGCCGCTCGCCGAGGGACGTGATCCACGAGCCCCCGCCGAGCAGCCGCACAAGCTGACCGTCTGGGTCGACGCGGCGCCGCCGACGCTACCGCCACAACAGCCGCGACTCCGATCGGAGCCACCCACCAACCCGTGGTCCGGGATCTCCGGCGCAGCCGTGCTGTTCGACGGCTATCTGATCGGGGTGATGGACAGCGGTTACCCGAGCGAGGGAACCCGGGCGCTGACCCTCACCCCGCTCACCATGATCGATCTGCTCCCGGCCGACCGGTCCGCGGCACTGTGGGCAGCGTTGGGCCTCACCGGCGCCCACGATCTCCCGCTGGTGCCGAACCCGTTCGAGCTGCTCGACAACGGACGGACCCGGGCGATCGTCTCGCCGGCGGGCCTGCTTCGGGCCGACGCCGAGGTGCTCGAGTTCGCCGGCCGCGAAAGCGAACTGGACACCCTCGAGACCTGGTGCGCGGACTCCGAGCCGAGCGTCCTGCTGTTACACGGTCAGGGCGGCCAGGGCAAGACCCGGCTGGCCCGAGCGTTCGCCGATCAGTTGCGCCGACGCGGCTGGCGGTGCGGCCTCACCCCAGCCGACCCCGGCGGGCTCGCTCGGCTGCTCGACCGGATCGACATCACGATGGGCCTGACCGAGACGACCACGCCCACCCTGATCATGGTCGACTACGCCGAGGCGCAACGCCCCGGCATCGCGGACGCCGACGATCCGCTGGTCCGGCTGATCGAGCGGGCCCCCCGAACCGCCCGATTCCTCCTCATCGCCCGCTCCGCCGGTCTCTGGTTCGAGGAGTTGACCGATCAGGTCGGCTACCCCCGCCGACTGCTGCCGCTCCTGCCGTTGCCCGAGCCACCGAAGGCGCGGGCGGTTCGCTACACCGGAGCGGTGCACGCGTTCGCCGAACAGCTGCCGAACATCGACGGGTATCGCGGCACCGACTGGGCCACTCTGGCCACCTCGGTCGATGCTCCGACTGCGCTGGCGGACACCCGCTTCGACCATCTGTTGACCCTGTACGAACGGGCGTTGGTGGACCTGCTGCAAGCCGGTCCGGACCCGGTGGACGCCGCAGGCGTCCAGGACGCCCTGCTCGACCACGAACGACGTTACTGGCGGCGGTCCGCGCGCGCCGCCGGGCTGCAGCTGTCCCGGCCGACGCTGACCGAAGCGGTCGCGGGGATCACCCTGTTCGGCGCCGCCGACGACCGACAGGCCCGCGCGACGGTCGATCTGCTGCCGGGTCTCGCGGATCAAACCGAGGATGTGAAGCGCCGGGCCGTCGCCTGGTTGCGCACCCTCTACCCCGACCCCCGCCGCCCGTGGGCGCCGCTGGAACCAGACCGGCTCGGCGAGCATCTGGTCGCGCAGGTCTGGGCCGCCGCCGACGCCGGCCGGGACACCCTCGTCGACCTGGCACTACCCAGCCTGATCGGCGACCCCGGACCGAGGATCGACGAGCACCAGCTACATCAGATGCTGGTGGTACTGGCCCGCGCCTCGACGTCGCGACCGGACGAGCCGGCCCGACAACGGATCGACGCGATCCGCCGCGCCGTCCGTGCAGCCGACAGTGCCCGACCGGACCTGATCCACGCGGCCCGCGACGAACGGCGCGAGTACCTGCGGCTCGCCGCGCTGCGGGCCGGCTCGGACCTCCTCGCACACCGGCTGACCGCGGCCGGCGCCGCACCGTGGCACGCCCGTTGGGCCTGGTGGAGCACCCGCCGTCCGTCCCGGACGATTCCCGGTGACGGTAGCCGGGGGCTCGTGCCGCTGGACGGCGACCTGCTGGCGGTGGGGCAGTACTTCGCCGAGCTGCTGCCGCTCGCTCATCCGAGCGTCGGCGACGTCACCGTCGAGCCGCACGTCGTCGACCGACCGGAGATCGGCGCTTCGGCGCATTGTGTGGTCGCCGGGCGCACGTACGCGGTCTTCGCCTTCCATGCTCATCCGACGGAGCGGACGATCGTCGCTTACGACATGAGCGACGGCGATCCGCTCGGGCCGGCGATCGACGCGGTTTTTCGTCAGCCCCACTTCGGGTTCCACATGGCCGTGGGACCCGCAGCGGGCACACTGGTGCTGCTCACTGCCGCCCGCGGTCGGCGCGTGCAGGTCTGGGACCTGGTCCGGGGCCAACAGATCGGCACCATCGCCGAGGGGCCGTTGAGCTACGCCGTCGCGGTCGGACAGTTGGCCGGCGAGCCGGTGTACGTCACGGCGGGGGAAGCCATCGAGGTGGTGTCCGCGGTGACCCTGCAACCGCTCGCATCGTCGATCGACCTGCGCTGGAACACGGCGGAGGCGATCGCCCTGGTGGAATTGCCTACCGGCCCGGCAGTGGTCGCCGGTTGCACGGACGGCCCGGTGCGGGTTTTCGATCTGCTCGATGGACGACAACGCTGGCAACTGCTCGGCCACAGCCAGACGGTCCGGACGGTCAGCGTCGCCGAGTTCCAGGGCCGGCCGATCGCCTGCACCGCCGGGGACGACCGCACCGTGATCTTCTGGGATCTGATCGACGGCAGCCGGCTGGGCGAGCCGTACGTCGGACACCGAACCGCGATCACCACCGCCGAGCTGGTCCGCCTCGACGGCCGGTTGGTCGCGGTCACCGCCGCCCGCGACGATGCGATCCGGGTATGGAATGTGGCCGCCAGTCGATATCCGGAGGACCCGTTCGTCGGGCACACCGACACGGTGATCGGCGTCGGCGCGTTCGCGATCGGCGCCCGTCGGACCCTGGTCACCCTGTCCGATGACCGGACGATCCGCACCTGGGACCTGGAGACCGGGCTGCCGAGTCGGGAACCGGTCGGCTTCAGCCCAGGTAGCGACAAGCCCACCGCATTCGCGGCAAGCGACCACTCCGCCGGCGGATACGTGGCGGTCGGAAACGTCAACGGGATGGTGCGCGTCCTCGACGTCGTCACCGGTCGGCTCAGCGACCGGCTGTGGCTCGGCCACCAGATCACCGCACTCGCCGTCGTATCCGGACCGGAGCCGATGGTGGCGGCCGCCGACAATAGCGGCAGCGTTCGGGCGTGGTATCTCGACTCGTTCGACCCGGTAGGCCCCGCAGCCGAACTCGACGACCGGATCACCCACCTGCGACTGCTCGACGCGACTCGCGTACTGGTGGTGCTGCCCCAGCTCGAGCCGGCGGGCGATCCGGCGTCGCGATGCGTCATCGTCGACCTGACCACCGGAACGATCGATCGGCGGCAGCCGGAGTCCGTCCTACCCGGCCGAATCGTCGGTCTCGATCGCACCACTGGAAGCGACCGGGTGGCGGTCGCGACCGCCGGTCCGGACGGGACCCGGGTGGTGCGTATCGGCGACCGTCGGACCGGACACGCGGCGGGGCCGAACTGGACCTTCCCCACCAGCCTGATTCGTCGGGTCGAGTTCGCCGAATCCGGCGCGACGCGCTACCTCCTGGTGGTCGGCGGGGGCGACGAACTCTGGGTTCGGAACCTGGACGCCACCGACCGGCCGGAGGAAGCACCGATCGGGATCGTCGGCGGCGCCGAGATCGGCGACGCCACCGTGGCCGCCGCGATCACGACTACCGATACCGGTCCGCTCCTGATCGTCGGGGATCGAACCGAGGTACGGACCATCGACCTGACCACCGGACAACCGCGGGTCTCGGCCGGCGGCGCCGCGCCGGTCGCGCTCGCGGCCACCACCTGTCGAGACCGCCCGGCGGTCGCCGTCGCCGTACGTGACTCCGGTTCGGTCCAGCTTCGCGAGCTCGACGCCGGACGATCGACCACGGCGCTGATCGCCGACAACCCCGTCATCACGCTCGGCTCCGCGCACCTGTCGGGTGCACCGATCGTCTACGGGCGTAGCTACCTCGGCACACGGGTCTGGGATGTCCGGTCCTGGCAGCCACTGCCCCGGTGGCGCGAGGTAGGTACCGGCCCGCGACCGCTGACCGCCCTGGTGCTGGACGGACACACCCTGCTGGTGACGACCAGATCGGCCGGGCATGGGTCACCGACAACTGTCGAGATCTACGACGTGGCCACCGCGAACCGGATCGGAACGCCGATCACCCTGCCACCTGGGTCCATCAACGTATCCGCCGGCGCCGTGGTGCGCGGCCATCCGATCGCGGTCATCGGCATGATGTGGAAAGACCGGTTCGACGAGACCCTCCGGGTGTGGGATCTGCGCATCGGCCGGGAACTCCCCGGGATTCCCGCTCCCGGTGGCGTGTCGGTACTGGCGCTCGACGACCGCCCGGACCGGCCACGACTGTTCCTCGGCCGGTACGACGGCACGATCGAGGAGTGGGAGATGCCCGGTCCCGATCCGCCACGCCGACTGCGGATCCGGCCCGGGCGACCGAAGCGGATTCGGACGGCTGCGGGCGCCCCCGGGGCCACCACGCTGCTGGTCCGACCGAACGGCGAGTTGGTCGTCGGTCGAGGCGACGCCCTGGTGCTGCAGCCGTTCGCGGCCGCCCCGCGATCGATCCGGTTGGGCGCGGCAATCGTCGATCTGGCTGCCAGTCCGGACGATTCGGATCTGGTGGTGGTTGCCACCGAAGACGGTGTGGTGGCGATCGATGTGCGCTGA
- a CDS encoding sulfite exporter TauE/SafE family protein, translating into MTVALLVGLGLLVGFLLGLLGAGGSILAVPALVYLVGLAPREAIPLALAVVAISATAATVPRLRTGEIRYPLVAVFAITGAIGAVASTALGARLSSAVTMLGFAVLLLVAGSRLLRPQTDTGTACRIPSTGKVNWRRCMSRAVPVGLGVGVLTGLFGVGGGFLIVPALVVALGLDSVSAIATSVAIVAINSASALFAHAGTSGLDTGSVIAFAVPAAVAAALAGRLRLDAARTQRWFAYLLLVTAVAVTAATAIPLLR; encoded by the coding sequence ATGACGGTCGCGCTGCTCGTCGGGCTGGGCCTGCTGGTCGGTTTCCTGCTGGGTCTGCTCGGCGCCGGCGGCTCGATCCTCGCCGTCCCGGCCCTGGTTTACCTCGTCGGTCTCGCTCCCCGCGAGGCGATTCCCCTGGCCCTGGCAGTGGTGGCGATCTCGGCCACCGCGGCCACCGTGCCCCGGCTGCGCACCGGCGAGATTCGATACCCGTTGGTCGCGGTCTTCGCGATCACCGGCGCGATCGGCGCCGTGGCCAGCACCGCGCTCGGCGCCCGGCTGAGTTCCGCGGTGACGATGCTCGGCTTCGCGGTGCTGTTGCTGGTGGCCGGGAGCCGACTGCTGCGCCCGCAGACCGACACCGGGACCGCATGCCGGATCCCCAGCACCGGGAAGGTGAACTGGCGCCGGTGCATGTCGCGCGCGGTTCCGGTCGGCCTCGGCGTCGGGGTGCTCACCGGTCTGTTCGGCGTGGGCGGCGGTTTTCTGATCGTCCCGGCGCTCGTGGTCGCGCTCGGCCTGGACAGCGTGAGCGCGATCGCCACCTCGGTCGCGATCGTCGCGATCAACTCGGCATCGGCGTTGTTCGCCCATGCCGGCACCAGCGGTCTCGATACCGGGTCGGTGATCGCCTTTGCGGTGCCGGCTGCGGTCGCCGCAGCTCTGGCCGGCCGGCTCCGGCTCGACGCCGCCCGCACCCAGCGCTGGTTTGCCTATCTGCTGCTGGTGACTGCGGTGGCGGTGACAGCGGCCACCGCGATCCCGCTGCTGCGGTGA
- a CDS encoding CbtB domain-containing protein, whose amino-acid sequence MAIAYAPKSGLDTLKLSIPATALLLVGTAVLALLLYYFVGIDQGAVSVFGADTHVHEFVHDSRHFLGFPCH is encoded by the coding sequence ATGGCTATTGCATATGCCCCGAAATCTGGTCTGGATACGCTGAAGCTCTCCATTCCGGCGACAGCCCTGTTGCTGGTCGGCACCGCGGTGCTGGCATTGCTGCTGTATTACTTCGTCGGGATCGATCAGGGTGCGGTCTCGGTGTTCGGTGCTGACACGCACGTGCATGAATTCGTGCACGACAGCCGGCACTTCCTCGGTTTCCCTTGCCACTGA
- a CDS encoding glutamate decarboxylase: MSSPFSFTGRGVSFDEDLSLNPLFARSNEQTALPQFQLPTDEMLPGTAYQIVHDAAMLDGNARLNLATFVGTWMDDQADRLYRESFDKNMIDKDEYPHTAAIETRCWMMLADLWHAPEPESALGTSTVGSSEAAMLAGLAFKRRWQLRRRAAGKSTAAPNLVMSSAVQVCWEKFCNYFEVEPRYVPISDEHRELDGHDLDRYVDENTIGVVAIMGVTYTGAYEPVGEIAAALDRIAAATGVDVPIHVDAASGGMVAPFTRPDLAWDFRIERVASINTSGHKYGLVYPGLGWVVWRDRSAVPEELIFSVSYLGGDMPTMTLNFSRPGAQVLLQYYLFLRLGHSGYTRVQQSCLDVAQHLADGIGALDCFELWSDRMDIPAFAWQLAPGYTDRWNLHHLSERLRIHGWQVPAYPMPDNLTDVTVQRVVVRNGFSRELADALLRDIQTEVTYLEKLTAPMPPAHRAHSYHH, from the coding sequence ATGAGTTCCCCGTTCTCCTTCACCGGCCGCGGCGTGTCCTTCGACGAGGACCTGAGCCTCAATCCACTGTTCGCTCGATCGAACGAGCAAACCGCGCTCCCCCAGTTCCAGCTGCCGACCGACGAGATGCTGCCCGGCACCGCCTACCAGATCGTGCACGACGCGGCGATGCTGGACGGAAACGCGCGGCTGAACCTGGCCACCTTCGTCGGTACCTGGATGGACGATCAAGCGGATCGGCTCTATCGGGAGTCGTTCGACAAGAACATGATCGACAAGGACGAGTACCCGCATACGGCAGCGATCGAGACTCGGTGCTGGATGATGCTCGCCGACCTGTGGCACGCTCCGGAGCCCGAGTCGGCGCTGGGCACCTCGACCGTCGGGTCTTCCGAAGCGGCGATGCTGGCCGGGTTGGCGTTCAAGCGACGCTGGCAGCTGCGCCGCCGGGCGGCGGGAAAGTCGACCGCGGCACCGAATCTGGTGATGTCGAGCGCGGTACAGGTCTGCTGGGAGAAGTTCTGCAACTACTTCGAGGTCGAGCCGCGATACGTGCCGATCAGCGACGAGCATCGGGAACTCGACGGGCACGATCTCGACCGGTACGTCGACGAGAACACGATCGGCGTGGTCGCGATCATGGGCGTCACCTACACCGGCGCCTACGAGCCGGTCGGCGAGATCGCGGCCGCGCTCGACCGGATCGCGGCGGCGACCGGCGTGGACGTTCCGATTCATGTCGACGCTGCATCGGGCGGCATGGTGGCTCCGTTCACCCGACCGGATCTGGCCTGGGACTTCCGGATCGAACGGGTTGCCTCGATCAACACCTCCGGCCACAAGTACGGCCTGGTCTATCCGGGGTTGGGTTGGGTGGTGTGGCGAGATCGCTCGGCCGTGCCCGAGGAGCTGATCTTCTCGGTCAGCTACCTGGGCGGCGACATGCCGACGATGACCTTGAACTTCTCTCGCCCCGGCGCGCAGGTGCTGTTGCAGTACTACCTGTTCCTGCGGTTGGGACACAGCGGGTACACCCGAGTCCAGCAGTCCTGCCTGGACGTCGCGCAGCACCTTGCCGACGGCATCGGCGCCCTGGATTGCTTCGAGTTGTGGAGCGATCGAATGGACATCCCCGCGTTCGCCTGGCAACTCGCCCCGGGATACACCGACCGGTGGAATCTGCACCATCTGTCCGAACGGCTGCGGATCCACGGTTGGCAGGTGCCGGCATATCCGATGCCGGACAACCTCACCGACGTCACGGTGCAGCGGGTGGTGGTGCGCAACGGATTCAGCCGCGAACTGGCCGACGCCCTGCTGCGCGACATCCAGACCGAGGTGACATACCTGGAAAAGCTGACGGCGCCGATGCCCCCGGCACACCGAGCACACTCGTACCACCACTAA
- a CDS encoding CbtA family protein, producing MEKRIILRGMLSGAVAGLVAFIFARIFAEPLIDRAIDYEGGRDDAVAALHRAAGMAGHEGDHEIYSRTVQSTVGIGAGMIAFGVAMGALFAVVYCVCIGRVGRITPRNLALLVAGGLFLVLYAVPFVKYPANPPAVGHADTIRDRTGLYLLMVVCSGLFLLAAVWLGRRLQPRLGNWYATVAAAVGYIVTMGIVIAVLPSFGELSMNQREFGDFATETPQPLTDPAGTIVYPGFPADDLFQFRLYSFTAQAILWTIIGVGFASLAPKLFGSGDSAATPSRAASSSA from the coding sequence ATGGAAAAACGAATCATTCTGCGTGGCATGCTGTCCGGTGCTGTCGCCGGGCTTGTCGCGTTCATCTTCGCGAGGATCTTCGCCGAGCCGCTGATCGACCGCGCGATCGACTACGAGGGCGGGCGGGACGACGCCGTCGCGGCCCTGCACCGGGCGGCGGGCATGGCGGGTCACGAGGGGGACCACGAGATCTACAGTCGCACCGTTCAGTCGACCGTCGGGATCGGCGCCGGCATGATCGCCTTCGGGGTGGCGATGGGTGCACTTTTTGCGGTGGTCTACTGCGTGTGTATCGGCCGGGTCGGCCGAATCACGCCACGCAATCTTGCGTTACTGGTTGCCGGTGGCCTGTTTCTCGTGCTGTACGCGGTGCCGTTCGTCAAGTATCCGGCCAATCCACCGGCGGTCGGGCACGCGGACACGATCCGGGACCGGACCGGGCTCTATCTGCTGATGGTCGTCTGCTCGGGATTATTTTTGCTGGCGGCGGTCTGGCTCGGTCGCCGACTGCAACCCAGACTGGGCAATTGGTACGCGACCGTCGCCGCAGCGGTCGGGTACATCGTGACGATGGGCATCGTGATCGCGGTGCTGCCGTCCTTCGGCGAGTTGTCGATGAACCAGCGCGAGTTCGGTGATTTCGCGACCGAGACGCCGCAACCGTTGACCGACCCGGCCGGCACCATCGTGTATCCGGGATTCCCGGCCGACGATCTGTTCCAGTTCCGGCTGTACTCGTTCACCGCACAGGCGATCCTGTGGACGATCATCGGCGTGGGGTTCGCGTCGCTGGCACCGAAACTGTTCGGGTCGGGCGACTCCGCGGCGACACCGTCGCGGGCGGCGTCCTCGTCGGCTTGA